A section of the Bacillus sp. HSf4 genome encodes:
- a CDS encoding Cof-type HAD-IIB family hydrolase: MSVNQTERVDVKLVALDMDGTLLNDEQTISDENRKAIKEAEEKGVYVVLSTGRTLMTCRELAESLELSSFLITANGSEIWDSSFQLVERQLLHPDHVQMMWDLRNTHQTDFWAASVDKVWRGEFPDDIQSYEWLKFGFDIPDDEVRNRVLEELKKNKELEVTNSSPTNIEVNAIGINKAAALAKVCERLGFTMEHVMAVGDSLNDIAMIKEAGLGVAMGNAQDIVKETADWITDANTEHGVAKAIRHWVLS, encoded by the coding sequence GTGTCAGTCAATCAAACAGAACGAGTCGATGTGAAGCTAGTGGCATTGGATATGGATGGGACGTTGTTGAACGATGAGCAGACCATTTCAGATGAAAACAGAAAAGCGATTAAAGAAGCCGAAGAGAAAGGGGTATATGTCGTGCTCAGCACTGGACGGACGCTGATGACGTGCCGCGAATTGGCGGAGTCGTTGGAGCTGTCTTCATTTTTGATCACGGCTAATGGCAGTGAAATCTGGGATTCTTCCTTTCAGCTGGTTGAACGCCAGCTGCTTCACCCCGATCATGTGCAGATGATGTGGGATTTGCGCAATACACATCAAACCGATTTTTGGGCGGCCAGCGTCGATAAAGTGTGGAGAGGCGAGTTTCCTGATGATATACAGTCGTATGAATGGCTGAAATTCGGGTTTGACATTCCGGATGACGAAGTCAGAAACCGGGTGCTCGAGGAGCTGAAAAAAAACAAGGAACTGGAAGTCACCAACTCCAGCCCGACCAATATCGAAGTCAACGCCATCGGCATCAATAAAGCGGCGGCTTTGGCGAAGGTTTGCGAGCGCCTCGGCTTTACAATGGAACATGTGATGGCGGTTGGCGACAGTTTAAACGATATCGCCATGATCAAAGAAGCGGGGCTGGGTGTCGCCATGGGAAACGCCCAGGACATCGTCAAAGAAACAGCTGATTGGATTACGGATGCCAATACAGAACATGGTGTCGCAAAAGCGATCAGACATTGGGTATTGTCATAG
- the pxpA gene encoding 5-oxoprolinase subunit PxpA: protein MNLVDLNCDLGESFGAYQIGLDEDILEFVTSANVACGFHAGDPGVMRKTVAMAAEKGVQIGAHPGLPDLAGFGRRNMAITPDEAYDLVVYQIGALSGFLKAEGVNMQHVKPHGALYNMAAKSRELSDAIAQAVYNTDPELILFGLAGSELVLAGERAGLKTAHEVFADRTYQEDGTLTSRLQDDALIQDDDQAVAQVIRMVKEGKVRSLQGTDVSLKADTVCIHGDGTHALQFAQKIRRELELSDIKVQAFST, encoded by the coding sequence ATGAATCTAGTGGATCTAAACTGTGATCTCGGAGAGAGTTTTGGCGCCTATCAAATAGGCTTGGACGAGGATATTCTCGAATTTGTCACATCAGCCAATGTGGCTTGCGGATTTCATGCCGGAGATCCGGGTGTTATGCGGAAAACCGTGGCGATGGCGGCGGAAAAAGGCGTTCAAATCGGCGCTCACCCCGGACTTCCGGATCTGGCGGGATTTGGCCGCCGCAATATGGCCATTACACCTGATGAAGCATATGATCTCGTGGTATATCAAATTGGCGCACTGTCCGGCTTTTTAAAAGCAGAAGGTGTCAACATGCAGCATGTTAAACCGCATGGTGCACTTTATAATATGGCGGCAAAAAGCAGGGAATTATCGGATGCGATCGCTCAAGCCGTCTATAACACAGACCCCGAGCTGATTTTGTTCGGATTGGCGGGAAGCGAGCTCGTACTCGCCGGGGAAAGAGCCGGTTTGAAAACGGCTCATGAAGTGTTCGCCGATCGTACATATCAGGAAGACGGGACATTGACCTCCCGCCTGCAGGATGACGCGCTGATTCAAGACGATGATCAAGCGGTCGCTCAAGTCATCCGTATGGTCAAGGAAGGAAAAGTCCGCAGTCTGCAGGGAACGGATGTCAGTCTGAAAGCAGATACCGTATGTATTCACGGCGATGGTACGCATGCGCTTCAATTTGCGCAAAAAATCCGCCGTGAACTGGAATTATCAGATATAAAAGTACAAGCATTCTCAACATGA
- a CDS encoding NRAMP family divalent metal transporter codes for MKQNKKTKAASSNWTLLLGAAFLMATSSIGPGFLTQTTVFTQSLAASFGFVILVSIILDICAQTNVWRIIAVSEKRGQEIANLVFPGLGYVIAFLVVLGGLAFNIGNIGGAGLGLEVLFGISPKTGAIISAVIAILIFVIKEAGKAMDRFTLIAGFVMILLTVYVAVTTGPPVGEALTKTVMPDKIDIVAIVTLVGGTVGGYITFAGGHRLLDAGVKGKDSIPEVTKSSVSGILITSIMRIALFLAVLGVVSKGLQINPDNPPASVFQLAAGNVGYKIFGLVMWGAAVTSVIGAAYTSVSFFKTFSPKIEKNSNVIIIAFIVISTLCFITIGKPVNLLVLAGALNGLILPIALGSLLIGAHKKNVVGDYRHPVWLTIPGIIVVIVMAIMGGYTLINEIPKLWG; via the coding sequence TTGAAGCAAAACAAAAAAACGAAGGCCGCTTCAAGCAACTGGACACTATTATTGGGAGCGGCATTTTTAATGGCCACGTCCTCAATCGGACCCGGTTTTCTTACACAGACAACAGTATTTACCCAAAGTTTGGCCGCAAGTTTCGGTTTTGTCATCCTGGTATCGATTATTTTAGATATTTGCGCTCAAACGAACGTATGGAGAATTATTGCTGTTTCTGAAAAAAGAGGCCAGGAAATCGCCAACCTTGTCTTTCCGGGTCTCGGCTATGTGATCGCTTTCCTCGTCGTCCTCGGCGGGCTTGCCTTCAATATCGGAAACATTGGGGGCGCGGGTCTCGGGCTTGAGGTTTTATTCGGAATCTCACCAAAGACAGGAGCCATTATCAGCGCCGTCATTGCCATTCTTATTTTCGTCATCAAAGAAGCGGGTAAAGCGATGGACCGGTTTACGCTGATTGCGGGCTTTGTCATGATTTTGTTAACCGTGTATGTCGCTGTCACGACGGGACCGCCCGTTGGCGAAGCGCTCACAAAAACGGTGATGCCTGATAAAATCGACATTGTTGCAATTGTCACGCTTGTCGGCGGAACGGTCGGCGGATACATTACGTTTGCCGGCGGACACCGTTTGCTTGACGCAGGTGTGAAAGGAAAAGATTCCATTCCTGAAGTGACGAAAAGCTCTGTTTCCGGCATTTTAATTACATCTATCATGAGGATCGCGCTTTTTTTGGCTGTCCTCGGCGTTGTATCGAAAGGCTTGCAGATTAATCCTGATAACCCGCCGGCTTCCGTATTCCAGCTTGCCGCAGGAAATGTCGGCTATAAAATCTTTGGTCTCGTCATGTGGGGGGCTGCTGTAACATCCGTTATCGGCGCCGCTTATACATCGGTTTCATTCTTTAAAACGTTCTCGCCGAAAATCGAAAAAAATTCGAACGTCATTATTATCGCTTTTATTGTGATTTCAACGCTTTGCTTTATAACAATCGGAAAGCCTGTCAACCTGCTCGTTCTTGCCGGTGCCCTAAATGGGCTGATCCTGCCGATCGCACTCGGCTCCCTCTTAATCGGCGCCCATAAAAAGAACGTTGTCGGCGATTACAGACATCCGGTTTGGCTGACGATTCCCGGCATAATCGTCGTGATTGTGATGGCGATTATGGGAGGCTATACACTGATCAATGAAATTCCAAAATTATGGGGATGA
- a CDS encoding putative hydro-lyase produces MGMISLRNLQMMRPEEVRGLIRQGRLSEPTAGMAGGYTQANLVILKKELAFDFLLFCQRNQKPCPILDVTEPGSPIPAIVAPSADIRTDFPKYRVYKNGELTDEVTDISPLWEEDMVGFLIGCSFTFEQALLNNGIPVRHIEEKRNVPMYQTNIPCVEAGRFKGPMVVSMRPIPEEQVVRAVQVTSRFPAVHGAPVHIGNPEAIGIQDIATPDFGDAVTINKGEVPVFWACGVTPQAVAMHVKPELMITHAPGHMLITDVRDEQFGVL; encoded by the coding sequence ATGGGGATGATTTCATTGCGAAATTTACAAATGATGCGCCCGGAAGAAGTCCGCGGCTTGATTCGGCAGGGGAGACTGTCCGAACCGACAGCCGGCATGGCCGGGGGCTACACTCAGGCAAACTTGGTTATTTTAAAAAAGGAGCTTGCTTTTGACTTTCTGCTGTTTTGCCAGCGGAATCAAAAGCCGTGCCCGATTCTCGATGTCACAGAACCGGGCTCTCCCATTCCGGCAATCGTAGCGCCGAGCGCAGATATCCGCACCGATTTTCCGAAGTACCGCGTCTACAAAAACGGTGAATTAACGGACGAAGTCACGGATATCTCGCCATTGTGGGAGGAGGATATGGTCGGTTTTTTAATCGGCTGCAGCTTCACATTTGAGCAAGCCTTACTGAATAATGGAATTCCCGTCAGACACATTGAAGAAAAGCGAAATGTTCCGATGTATCAAACGAATATCCCTTGTGTTGAGGCGGGCCGGTTCAAAGGGCCAATGGTCGTCAGTATGCGTCCGATTCCGGAGGAGCAGGTCGTGCGGGCCGTTCAGGTGACATCAAGGTTTCCCGCCGTTCACGGAGCCCCGGTGCATATTGGCAATCCTGAAGCTATCGGTATTCAAGACATCGCAACTCCCGATTTCGGTGATGCGGTGACAATAAATAAAGGGGAAGTTCCGGTGTTCTGGGCTTGCGGTGTTACGCCTCAAGCGGTCGCAATGCATGTGAAGCCGGAGCTGATGATCACACATGCGCCGGGTCACATGCTGATCACGGATGTGCGTGATGAACAGTTTGGTGTTTTATAG
- the pxpB gene encoding 5-oxoprolinase subunit PxpB, whose amino-acid sequence MNSLSDVKIEPLGDSAVIIQLGTDIDEQIQRLASALTKQIESDPFPGFIECVPAFTSVTVFYRPFAVYQLIKNDPAFDSPFEKVKALIKKNLQELTLEENAEKRTVEIPVCYGGSFGPDLEEVAKINGLTPEEVIDIHTAGEYLVYMIGFAPGFPYLGGMSEKIAAPRRSSPRTAIPAGSVGIAGMQTGVYPLSTPGGWQLIGNTPLELFRPYEQPPSYLRAGDVVKFVSVTEEEYNRLKEGEA is encoded by the coding sequence TTGAACAGTTTATCAGATGTAAAAATAGAGCCGCTCGGAGATTCTGCGGTGATCATTCAGCTTGGAACCGATATTGATGAACAGATCCAGCGGTTGGCAAGCGCTTTAACAAAACAGATTGAAAGCGATCCGTTTCCAGGCTTCATTGAATGTGTGCCGGCATTTACGAGCGTGACCGTTTTCTATCGTCCATTTGCAGTATATCAACTGATCAAGAACGATCCGGCTTTTGATTCTCCATTTGAAAAAGTAAAAGCCCTCATCAAAAAAAACCTCCAAGAGCTGACGCTAGAAGAAAACGCAGAAAAACGCACGGTTGAAATCCCTGTATGCTATGGGGGCAGTTTCGGCCCTGATTTGGAGGAAGTGGCCAAGATCAACGGTCTGACTCCTGAAGAAGTGATTGACATTCACACCGCGGGTGAATACCTCGTTTATATGATCGGCTTCGCACCGGGATTCCCTTATCTCGGCGGAATGTCTGAAAAAATCGCCGCACCGCGGCGGTCTTCTCCGCGCACAGCGATTCCGGCAGGTTCAGTGGGAATCGCCGGCATGCAGACAGGTGTCTATCCATTATCTACACCTGGCGGCTGGCAGCTGATCGGCAACACACCTCTTGAGTTATTCAGGCCTTATGAGCAGCCTCCAAGTTATTTAAGAGCGGGAGATGTTGTCAAATTTGTCAGTGTGACTGAAGAGGAGTACAACAGGTTGAAGGAGGGAGAAGCTTGA
- a CDS encoding biotin-dependent carboxyltransferase family protein, whose protein sequence is MSIEVLKPGLMTTVQDLGRTGYQKYGVLVSGAMDADSLRLANMLAGNSENEAALEVTLMGPGPSLRFQKRALIAVTGADFSLTVNDEEVPLWRPVLVEEGSVLTFGMCKRGSRAYMAVAGGIAVPSVMDSKSTYVRAGIGGYKGRPLQKSDLLAAGELTPLSERMMEKLKDQLNQRGFAAPKWAVDQKYFLPLKKNPVIRVIKGEQLTAFTEASQERFFQEAFRVTAKSDRMGYRLQGEVLELKKPLEMISEAVSFGTIQVPPDGNPIVLLADRQTAGGYPRIAHIISTDLSTVAQMMPGEQVKFELVSLYDAERMYIERETKISELSARLKLEYML, encoded by the coding sequence TTGAGCATCGAAGTTTTAAAGCCGGGCCTGATGACGACGGTTCAAGATTTAGGGCGCACCGGCTATCAAAAATACGGCGTCCTTGTCAGCGGAGCAATGGATGCCGACTCTTTGCGCCTTGCCAATATGCTTGCAGGAAACAGTGAGAATGAAGCGGCGCTTGAAGTGACGCTGATGGGCCCGGGGCCGTCCCTCCGCTTTCAGAAAAGAGCCCTGATCGCGGTTACGGGAGCGGACTTTTCACTGACTGTAAATGATGAAGAAGTACCGCTGTGGAGACCGGTCTTGGTTGAGGAAGGAAGCGTCCTGACATTCGGAATGTGCAAACGGGGAAGCCGCGCGTATATGGCCGTTGCCGGGGGAATCGCCGTCCCTTCCGTGATGGACAGCAAAAGCACATATGTCAGGGCCGGAATCGGCGGCTACAAGGGAAGACCTTTGCAAAAAAGCGACCTGCTGGCGGCCGGAGAACTGACGCCTTTATCGGAAAGAATGATGGAGAAGTTGAAAGATCAATTGAATCAGAGAGGATTCGCGGCTCCAAAATGGGCCGTCGATCAAAAGTATTTTCTTCCCCTGAAGAAAAACCCGGTGATCCGTGTCATCAAAGGAGAGCAATTGACCGCTTTTACCGAAGCTTCACAGGAAAGATTTTTCCAAGAGGCTTTTCGGGTGACGGCCAAATCCGACCGGATGGGCTACCGTCTTCAAGGAGAAGTGCTTGAACTGAAAAAACCGCTGGAAATGATTTCTGAAGCGGTATCTTTCGGAACGATCCAGGTTCCGCCTGACGGCAATCCGATCGTGCTGCTTGCGGACAGGCAGACGGCAGGGGGGTATCCGCGAATTGCCCATATCATTTCGACCGACTTATCCACTGTGGCCCAGATGATGCCGGGGGAACAGGTGAAGTTTGAGCTAGTCAGCCTCTATGATGCAGAACGAATGTATATTGAAAGGGAGACAAAAATCAGCGAACTTTCGGCCCGCTTAAAGCTTGAATACATGTTATGA
- a CDS encoding IclR family transcriptional regulator: MENRNKTVVKAMTLLNLFLTRERLSLNDMIELTGMPKTSVYRMVCSLEEMGFLDRDENGMYALGLLFLQYGQLVSERLDIRKIALPIMEALRDEVDEAVHLIVRRGNEAMYIEKIEGTQTVRLYTAIGRRSPLYAGACARSILTFLPKKERDSYVEKIELKPMASGTIRGKEELLRVLEESYRNGCTVSHSELEDYTSAIAAPIFNHKREVVAGISIAGFEARFQKDRLPYLTERVKKAALDISKKLGF; encoded by the coding sequence ATGGAAAACAGGAATAAAACGGTTGTCAAAGCCATGACTCTGCTCAATCTGTTTTTGACGAGAGAAAGGCTCTCTCTCAATGACATGATTGAGCTTACGGGCATGCCGAAAACATCTGTGTACCGCATGGTTTGCTCTCTCGAAGAAATGGGGTTTCTCGATCGCGATGAAAATGGGATGTACGCTTTAGGGCTGTTATTTCTCCAATACGGCCAGCTCGTTTCAGAAAGGCTTGATATCCGGAAAATCGCCTTGCCCATTATGGAAGCGCTTCGCGATGAAGTGGATGAAGCCGTCCATTTGATTGTGAGGCGGGGGAATGAAGCGATGTACATAGAAAAAATAGAGGGAACACAGACGGTTCGCCTTTACACGGCGATCGGCAGGCGCTCGCCGCTGTATGCCGGAGCCTGTGCGCGGAGCATTTTGACCTTTTTGCCCAAAAAAGAGCGGGATTCCTATGTCGAAAAAATCGAGTTGAAGCCGATGGCTTCAGGAACGATCCGCGGCAAGGAGGAGCTTCTACGCGTGCTTGAGGAATCATACCGAAATGGCTGCACCGTCAGCCATTCAGAGCTTGAAGATTATACATCCGCCATCGCCGCGCCGATTTTCAACCATAAACGCGAGGTTGTCGCCGGTATCAGCATTGCCGGATTTGAAGCGCGCTTTCAAAAAGACCGCCTTCCCTATTTGACGGAACGGGTCAAAAAAGCAGCGCTCGACATTTCCAAAAAACTAGGTTTTTAA